From the Kitasatospora viridis genome, one window contains:
- the cimA gene encoding citramalate synthase encodes MTDGSADRLDDAFHVFDTTLRDGAQREGINLTVADKLTIARHLDDFGVGFIEGGWPGANPRDTEFFARAATELDLRHAQLVAFGATRRAGGRAADDPQLAALVDSGAPVVTLVAKSHDRHVELALRTTLEENLEMVRDSVSFLRSRDRRVFVDCEHFFDGYRANREYALAVVRAAHEAGADVVVLCDTNGGMLPSGVREITADVLASTGARLGVHAQDDTGCAVANTLAAVDAGATHVQCTANGYGERVGNANLFPVVGALETKYDRRVLPAGRLPEMTRISHAIAEVVNLTPSTHQPYVGVSAFAHKAGLHASAIKVDPDLYQHIDPERVGNTMRMLVSDMAGRASIELKGRELGYDLSTDRDLAGRVVARVKERELAGYTYEAADASFELLLRDEVHGRPARFFSLESWRTISEQGPGTTAGNEATVKVWAHGERMIATGEGNGPVDALDRALRTALERIYPQLVKLELTDYKVRILEGQHGTGSKTRVLIESTDGTASWSTVGVADNVVAASWVALQDAYTYGLLRAGLQPED; translated from the coding sequence ATGACCGACGGCAGTGCAGATCGCCTTGACGACGCTTTCCACGTCTTCGACACCACCCTGCGCGACGGCGCGCAGCGCGAGGGCATCAACCTCACGGTGGCCGACAAGCTGACCATCGCCCGCCACCTGGACGACTTCGGCGTCGGCTTCATCGAGGGCGGTTGGCCGGGCGCCAACCCCCGGGACACCGAGTTCTTCGCCCGCGCCGCCACCGAGCTGGACCTGAGGCACGCTCAGCTGGTCGCCTTCGGCGCCACCCGCCGGGCCGGCGGCCGCGCGGCGGACGACCCGCAGCTGGCCGCCCTGGTGGACTCGGGCGCGCCGGTGGTCACCCTGGTGGCCAAGTCGCACGACCGGCACGTGGAACTGGCGCTGCGCACCACGCTGGAGGAGAACCTGGAGATGGTCCGGGACAGCGTCTCCTTCCTGCGGTCCCGGGACCGCCGGGTCTTCGTCGACTGCGAGCACTTCTTCGACGGCTACCGGGCCAACCGCGAGTACGCCCTCGCGGTGGTGCGGGCCGCGCACGAGGCGGGCGCCGACGTGGTGGTGCTCTGCGACACCAACGGCGGGATGCTGCCGTCCGGGGTCCGCGAGATCACCGCGGACGTGCTGGCGAGCACCGGTGCCCGGCTCGGGGTGCACGCGCAGGACGACACCGGCTGCGCGGTCGCCAACACCCTGGCCGCGGTCGACGCGGGGGCGACCCACGTGCAGTGCACCGCGAACGGCTACGGCGAGCGGGTCGGCAACGCCAACCTGTTCCCGGTGGTCGGCGCGCTGGAGACCAAGTACGACCGCCGGGTGCTGCCGGCGGGCCGGCTGCCCGAGATGACCCGGATCTCGCACGCCATCGCCGAGGTGGTCAACCTGACCCCCTCCACCCACCAGCCGTACGTCGGGGTCTCGGCCTTCGCGCACAAGGCCGGCCTGCACGCCTCCGCGATCAAGGTGGACCCCGACCTCTACCAGCACATCGATCCGGAGCGGGTCGGCAACACCATGCGGATGCTGGTCTCCGACATGGCGGGCCGGGCCTCGATCGAGCTGAAGGGCCGGGAGCTCGGCTACGACCTGTCCACCGACCGCGACCTGGCCGGCCGGGTGGTGGCCCGGGTGAAGGAGCGGGAGCTGGCCGGCTACACCTACGAGGCGGCCGACGCCTCCTTCGAGCTGCTGCTGCGCGACGAGGTGCACGGCCGGCCGGCCCGGTTCTTCAGCCTGGAGTCCTGGCGGACCATCAGCGAGCAGGGCCCGGGGACGACCGCGGGCAACGAGGCCACCGTGAAGGTCTGGGCGCACGGCGAGCGGATGATCGCCACCGGTGAGGGGAACGGCCCGGTGGACGCGCTCGACCGGGCGCTGCGCACCGCCCTGGAGCGGATCTACCCGCAGTTGGTGAAGCTGGAGCTGACGGACTACAAGGTCCGCATCCTGGAGGGCCAGCACGGCACCGGTTCGAAGACCCGGGTGCTGATCGAGAGCACCGACGGGACGGCCAGCTGGTCCACCGTCGGGGTGGCCGACAACGTGGTGGCCGCCTCCTGGGTGGCGCTGCAGGACGCCTACACCTACGGCCTGCTGAGGGCCGGCCTGCAGCCCGAGGACTGA